A DNA window from Engystomops pustulosus chromosome 6, aEngPut4.maternal, whole genome shotgun sequence contains the following coding sequences:
- the RPL38 gene encoding large ribosomal subunit protein eL38 — protein MPRKIEEIKDFLLTARRKDAKSVKIKKNKDNVKFKVRCSKYLYTLVITDKEKAEKLKQSLPPGLSVKELK, from the exons ATG CCACGCAAAATTGAAGAGATCAAAGATTTCCTGCTGACAGCCAGGAGAAAAGATGCCAAGT CTGTCAAGATTAAGAAGAACAAGGACAATGTGAAATTCAAGGTTCGCTGCAGCAAGTACCTGTACACCCTGGTCATCACAGACAAAGAGAAGGCAGAGAAGCTGAAACAGTCCCTTCCCCCTG GTCTGTCAGTAAAAGAACTGAAGTAA